Proteins found in one Hypericibacter terrae genomic segment:
- a CDS encoding SMP-30/gluconolactonase/LRE family protein, with translation MEHVERALDFRSVLGEGPLWREAERRLYWLDLRAPSIFRFDPASGRNETLKASLPTGLGGMVFDRQGRWIVVDDSGLHRLDPKTGQRTDIINPEAGRPENSFNDAKVDRRGRLWTGSCNQDWVTPTGSFYMLDQAGTLSVIDRKIGCANGPAFSPDGRRAYWTDSPAREIYCYDIDPASGAVGPRQSFHKFGAVAEQPDGMTVDADGHLWVSLWDGWCVAQIRPDGKLERRVKVPVPQPSAVGFGGEGMKQLFITTASLGLTDEQLRASPLSGHLLVADVGQRGIAEPDYGG, from the coding sequence GTGGAACATGTCGAGCGGGCTCTGGATTTTCGGTCGGTGCTGGGCGAAGGCCCGCTCTGGCGCGAGGCGGAACGGAGGCTTTACTGGCTGGATCTGCGCGCGCCCTCGATCTTTCGTTTCGATCCCGCCAGCGGGCGCAACGAGACGCTGAAGGCCAGTCTGCCGACGGGGCTGGGGGGAATGGTGTTCGATCGTCAGGGCCGCTGGATCGTCGTCGACGATAGCGGCCTTCATCGTCTCGATCCGAAGACGGGCCAGCGCACCGATATCATCAACCCCGAGGCCGGCCGGCCGGAGAACAGTTTCAACGACGCCAAGGTCGATCGGCGCGGGCGCTTATGGACCGGGAGCTGCAATCAGGATTGGGTCACGCCGACCGGCAGCTTCTACATGCTGGACCAGGCCGGCACGCTGTCGGTCATCGATCGCAAGATCGGCTGCGCCAACGGGCCGGCTTTCAGCCCCGACGGAAGGCGCGCCTATTGGACCGACAGCCCCGCGCGGGAGATCTATTGCTACGATATCGATCCGGCGAGCGGCGCCGTGGGACCTCGGCAGAGTTTCCACAAATTCGGCGCCGTGGCGGAGCAGCCGGACGGCATGACGGTCGACGCCGATGGCCATCTCTGGGTCTCTCTCTGGGATGGCTGGTGCGTGGCCCAGATCCGTCCGGATGGAAAGTTGGAGCGGCGCGTGAAGGTCCCCGTGCCGCAGCCGAGCGCCGTCGGCTTCGGGGGCGAGGGGATGAAGCAGCTCTTCATCACGACCGCCTCGCTCGGTCTGACCGACGAGCAGCTTCGGGCGTCGCCGCTGTCGGGCCATCTGCTGGTGGCCGATGTCGGACAGCGCGGCATCGCCGAGCCCGACTACGGGGGATGA
- a CDS encoding NADP-dependent oxidoreductase, which produces MLKNRQILLASRPFGEPTPENFRLATTDIPDRPVQGLFLKTLWLSLDPYMRGIMDEGDSYTPAVDVGGVMDGGTVSLVLSSREPDFAPGDFVVGYTGWQEYAHASGEGLRKLDPKAAPISTALGLLGMPGMTAYTGLLNIGQPKPGETLVVAAASGAVGSAVGQIARLKGCRVVGIAGGPEKTRFVVDELGFDAGLDHRAADFPARLEAACPKGIDIYFENVGGHVWDAVYPLLNNFTRIPVCGQIANYSDTGLPPGPDRTLALIGTILVKRWRMQGFIVTDFADQTDEFLREVGGWLRQGKLKYKEDVVVGLENAPAAFIGQLKGRNFGKLLIKVADAPV; this is translated from the coding sequence ATGTTGAAGAATCGCCAGATCCTGCTCGCCTCCCGTCCCTTCGGCGAACCCACGCCGGAGAACTTCCGTCTGGCGACGACCGATATCCCGGATCGCCCGGTACAGGGGCTTTTCCTGAAGACCCTCTGGCTCTCGCTCGATCCCTATATGCGGGGCATCATGGACGAGGGCGACTCCTATACGCCCGCGGTCGATGTGGGCGGCGTGATGGATGGCGGGACCGTCAGCCTCGTGCTCTCCTCGCGGGAGCCGGATTTCGCACCCGGCGATTTCGTCGTCGGCTATACCGGCTGGCAGGAATATGCGCATGCCAGCGGCGAGGGACTGAGGAAGCTCGATCCGAAGGCAGCGCCGATCTCGACGGCGCTGGGTCTGCTCGGAATGCCCGGCATGACCGCCTATACGGGGCTGCTCAATATCGGACAGCCGAAGCCGGGCGAGACCCTCGTGGTCGCGGCGGCGTCAGGCGCCGTCGGGTCGGCCGTCGGCCAGATCGCCAGGCTGAAAGGCTGCCGCGTGGTCGGCATCGCCGGCGGGCCGGAGAAAACGCGATTCGTCGTCGATGAGCTGGGCTTCGATGCCGGGCTCGATCACCGGGCCGCCGACTTTCCCGCCCGCCTCGAGGCGGCCTGCCCGAAGGGCATCGACATCTATTTCGAGAATGTCGGCGGCCATGTCTGGGATGCGGTCTATCCCCTGCTGAACAATTTCACGCGCATCCCCGTCTGCGGCCAGATCGCCAATTACTCCGACACCGGCCTGCCGCCGGGACCCGACCGAACGCTGGCCTTGATCGGCACCATCCTGGTGAAGCGCTGGCGCATGCAGGGGTTCATCGTCACCGACTTCGCCGATCAGACCGACGAGTTCCTGCGCGAGGTCGGCGGCTGGCTGCGACAGGGCAAGCTGAAATACAAGGAAGACGTGGTGGTCGGCCTCGAGAACGCGCCGGCCGCCTTCATCGGCCAGCTCAAGGGCCGCAATTTCGGCAAGCTCCTGATCAAGGTCGCCGACGCGCCGGTCTGA
- a CDS encoding RNA polymerase factor sigma-32: MGSVASYSTDRLDRNLLRYAMRLPTLSVEEETGLTRAWSTERDEAALQKLVSAHLRMVISQATRYRSYGLALSDLVQEGTVGLMQAAERFDPERQVRFSTYAIWWIRAAIQDYVLRNWSVVRVGTTHAEKRLFFNLRRLRAKIAQSGVGTLNPEQAAILARELNVSLDVIENIDSRLSARDCSVNEPFGESGDGEWQDMLADERATPEEQVTADLDSQTRSRWLAAAMSELPDREQIIIRKRHLAENGATLEDLSHELGVSKERVRQLEKRALGKLQAILVDRETVA; the protein is encoded by the coding sequence ATGGGCAGCGTCGCCAGCTACAGTACCGACCGGCTGGATCGGAACCTCCTTCGTTATGCGATGAGGCTTCCTACCCTTTCCGTCGAGGAAGAGACGGGGTTGACGCGCGCCTGGTCGACCGAGCGCGACGAGGCCGCCCTCCAGAAGCTGGTCAGCGCTCATCTCCGCATGGTGATCTCGCAGGCGACCCGATACCGGTCCTACGGCCTCGCGCTGTCCGACCTGGTGCAGGAAGGCACCGTCGGCCTGATGCAGGCGGCTGAGCGGTTCGATCCGGAACGTCAGGTCCGATTTTCAACCTATGCGATCTGGTGGATCCGGGCAGCCATACAGGATTATGTGCTGCGCAACTGGTCGGTCGTCCGGGTCGGGACGACCCATGCGGAGAAGCGGCTGTTCTTCAATCTGCGGCGTTTGCGGGCCAAGATCGCGCAATCGGGCGTCGGCACCCTCAATCCCGAGCAAGCCGCCATCCTGGCGCGGGAACTGAACGTCTCGCTCGATGTGATCGAGAACATCGACTCCCGACTCTCGGCGCGGGATTGCTCGGTCAACGAGCCTTTCGGCGAGAGCGGCGATGGCGAATGGCAGGACATGCTGGCCGACGAACGCGCCACACCCGAAGAACAGGTGACCGCCGATCTCGACTCCCAGACCCGCTCGCGCTGGCTGGCCGCTGCGATGAGCGAGTTGCCGGATCGCGAGCAGATCATCATTCGCAAGCGTCATCTGGCGGAGAACGGCGCCACGCTCGAGGACCTGAGCCACGAGCTGGGTGTCAGCAAGGAACGGGTTCGCCAACTCGAGAAGCGCGCGCTGGGCAAACTGCAGGCGATCCTGGTGGATCGCGAGACCGTCGCCTGA
- a CDS encoding cupin domain-containing protein → MAAANSGGLLHSAPHPWGTSDVGSCRRLLDEVDHFLVGDFAMTDGAVTHRPVADPGENWLCLTLRNARFRFAGAGWFALDLLFCNRTVLRHSETIDSLFDRDSTIRDLPLRSRLATKVVGIFPYRDRQNLARKKSRGGIA, encoded by the coding sequence ATGGCTGCTGCAAATTCGGGCGGGCTGCTCCATTCCGCGCCACACCCATGGGGCACCAGTGACGTTGGTTCTTGCCGGCGGCTTCTCGACGAGGTCGACCATTTCCTGGTGGGCGATTTCGCCATGACCGATGGCGCGGTCACTCATCGCCCGGTTGCGGACCCCGGCGAGAATTGGCTTTGCCTCACCCTGCGCAACGCGCGGTTCCGGTTCGCCGGTGCCGGTTGGTTCGCTCTCGATCTTCTGTTCTGCAACAGAACTGTCCTACGACACTCGGAAACCATCGATTCTTTGTTTGACCGCGATTCAACAATACGAGATCTCCCACTGCGGTCGCGACTTGCGACGAAAGTCGTAGGTATTTTCCCCTACAGAGATCGCCAGAATCTTGCCCGAAAAAAATCACGGGGCGGAATTGCATGA